One genomic region from Clarias gariepinus isolate MV-2021 ecotype Netherlands chromosome 22, CGAR_prim_01v2, whole genome shotgun sequence encodes:
- the cdc42l2 gene encoding cell division cycle 42 like 2, whose protein sequence is MQTIKCVVVGDGAVGKTCLLISYTTNKFPSEYVPTVFDNYAVTVMIGGEPYTLGLFDTAGQEDYDRLRPLSYPQTDVFLVCFSVVSPSSFENVKEKWVPEITHHCPKTPFLLVGTQIDLRDDPSTIEKLAKNKQKPITPETAEKLAKDLKAVKYVECSALTQKGLKNVFDEAILAALEPPEPKKKPKCVLL, encoded by the exons ATGCAGACAATTAAATGTGTAGTAGTTGGTGATGGTGCTGTGGGTAAAACCTGCCTCTTGATTTCATACACCACAAACAAGTTCCCATCGGAGTACGTACCAACA gTGTTTGATAACTATGCTGTTACTGTAATGATTGGCGGCGAACCTTACACTCTTGGATTATTTGACACTGCAG gtcAGGAAGACTATGATCGGTTGCGACCCCTCAGCTATCCCCAAACTGATGTCTTCTTAGTTTGTTTCTCTGTAGTTTCACCATCATCCTTTGAAAATGTCAAGGAAAAA TGGGTGCCTGAGATTACTCATCACTGTCCAAAGACTCCATTCCTTTTGGTTGGAACTCAGATTGACTTACGAGACGATCCCTCAACCATTGAGAAGCTTGCCAAGAACAAGCAGAAGCCTATAACTCCAGAGACTGCCGAGAAACTTGCCAAGGATTTAAAAGCAGTGAAATACGTAGAATGTTCTGCTTTAACACAA aaaGGGCTAAAGAATGTGTTTGATGAAGCCATACTCGCTGCGCTGGAGCCGCCAGAGCCCAAGAAGAAGCCCAAATGTGTTCTTTTATGA
- the ube2t gene encoding ubiquitin-conjugating enzyme E2 T — protein MQRSSRLKRELQMLSTEPPPGVSCWQLEDRVEELQAQIVGGANTPYDGGLFTLEIKIPDRYPFEPPKMRFLTPIYHPNIDNAGRICLDVLKLPPKGAWRPSLNISTVLSSVQLLMAEPNPDDPLMADISSEFKYNKALYMEKAQRWTAKYATQKNKGHVEAEQKIPEDRKDKTAPKREALSEKENSEPPKRVCM, from the exons ATGCAGAGAAGCAGTCGTCTAAAGCGTGAGCTGCAGATGTTGAGCACTGAGCCACCGCCTGGGGTTTCCTGCTGGCAGCTGGAGGACAGAGTGGAGGAGCTGCAGGCCC AAATCGTTGGGGGCGCCAACACTCCGTATGATGGTGGGCTGTTTACACTGGAGATAAAGATCCCTGACAG GTATCCATTTGAACCTCCCAAAATGCGCTTCCTGACACCTATCTACCACCCCAATATTGATAATGCTGGCCGGATTTGTCTTGATGTGCTGAAATTGCCACCcaaa GGAGCATGGAGGCCATCGCTGAACATCTCCACAGTGCTAAGCTCAGTACAGCTTCTTATGGCAGAGCCAAATCCAGATGACCCATTAATGGCAGATATT tcgtcagaatttaaatacaacaaagcatTGTATATGGAGAAGGCACAAAGATGGACGGCAAAATATGCAACACAAAAGAACAAG GGTCATGTGGAAGCAGAACAGAAGATTCCTGAAGACAGAAAAGATAAAACTGCACCAAAGAGAGAAGCACTTTCAGAAAAAGAGAATTCAGAACCCCCCAAGAGAGTGTGCATGTAA